One genomic segment of Candidatus Fukatsuia endosymbiont of Tuberolachnus salignus includes these proteins:
- the lepB gene encoding signal peptidase I, translated as MANMFALLLAIATLVTGIIWCLERLKWAPARQAKVAAIDTAGGDLLDNNAQQKAAKQPGWIEHTVSIFPVLALVFIMRSFIYEPFQIPSGSMMPTLLIGDFILVEKYAYGIKDPISLTTLIPTGHPKRGDIAVFKYPLNPRLDYIKRVIGLPGDRVSYDPVSKEVTVQPSCSSGNTCESKLVMTYSTLLPSELVQTFRFLGNSESSAGFFQIPLDREIPEEGIRLRTRDERIGSVTHPILTVPGAHDQLSSYYQQPGQSFGVWVVPEGHYFMMGDNRDNSADSRYWGFVPERNLVGKATAIWMSFDKQEGEWPTGVRLNRIGGIH; from the coding sequence ATGGCTAACATGTTCGCTTTGCTTTTAGCTATAGCAACGCTGGTGACAGGGATTATTTGGTGTTTAGAACGCTTAAAATGGGCACCGGCTCGTCAGGCAAAAGTTGCCGCTATTGATACCGCTGGTGGTGATCTGCTGGATAATAATGCGCAGCAAAAAGCAGCCAAACAACCTGGTTGGATCGAGCATACTGTCTCGATTTTTCCCGTATTGGCACTGGTATTCATCATGCGTTCGTTTATTTACGAACCTTTTCAGATCCCTTCGGGTTCAATGATGCCGACATTATTGATAGGTGATTTTATTTTGGTGGAGAAATATGCTTATGGCATTAAAGATCCTATCAGCTTAACGACACTGATCCCAACCGGTCATCCTAAACGTGGTGATATTGCCGTTTTTAAATATCCGTTAAATCCGCGACTCGACTATATTAAACGTGTTATTGGTTTACCCGGTGATCGAGTGAGCTATGATCCTGTCAGCAAAGAAGTCACGGTACAGCCGTCCTGCAGCAGTGGCAATACTTGTGAGAGTAAACTGGTGATGACTTACAGTACACTCTTACCGAGTGAACTCGTACAGACGTTCCGTTTTCTGGGTAACAGCGAGTCATCAGCAGGTTTTTTTCAGATCCCACTGGATCGGGAAATACCCGAAGAGGGGATACGTCTGCGTACTCGTGATGAGCGCATTGGTTCAGTCACGCATCCTATTTTAACCGTTCCGGGTGCTCACGATCAGCTAAGTTCCTATTATCAACAACCTGGTCAGTCTTTTGGCGTGTGGGTGGTGCCTGAAGGTCACTATTTTATGATGGGTGATAATCGGGATAACAGTGCAGACAGCCGTTATTGGGGCTTTGTACCTGAACGTAACCTGGTGGGTAAAGCAACGGCTATCTGGATGAGTTTTGATAAGCAGGAAGGTGAATGGCCAACGGGAGTACGTCTAAACCGTATTGGCGGCATTCATTAA
- the rnc gene encoding ribonuclease III: MNPIVIDRLQHKLGYTFQQQALLLQALTHRSADSEHNERLEFLGDSILNFVIANALYQRFPLVDEGDMSRMRATLVRGGTLAEMAREFHLGECLRLGPGELKSGGFRRESILADTVEAIIGGIFLDSDIQKVGQLVLTWYAERLAEISPGEKQKDPKTRLQEYLQRLHRSLPSYLITQVSGEAHDQKFTIHCHVSGLSEPVVGSGSSRRKAEQAAAEQTLIKLELQGE, encoded by the coding sequence ATGAATCCCATCGTAATAGATAGGCTACAGCACAAGCTGGGCTACACTTTTCAGCAACAGGCACTTTTACTGCAAGCGTTGACGCATCGTAGTGCCGACAGTGAACACAATGAACGTTTAGAGTTTCTGGGTGATTCTATTTTGAATTTTGTTATTGCTAATGCACTCTATCAACGTTTTCCTTTGGTAGATGAAGGTGATATGAGCCGAATGCGTGCGACCTTGGTCAGGGGGGGTACCTTGGCTGAAATGGCGCGTGAATTTCACCTGGGTGAATGTTTGCGCCTGGGGCCTGGCGAGCTGAAAAGTGGTGGTTTTCGCCGCGAATCTATTTTGGCAGATACCGTGGAAGCAATTATTGGCGGCATATTTTTGGACAGTGATATACAAAAGGTTGGACAGTTAGTTCTAACCTGGTACGCCGAGCGTTTAGCAGAAATCAGCCCCGGTGAAAAACAGAAAGATCCAAAAACACGTTTGCAGGAATACCTGCAACGTTTGCATAGGTCCTTGCCTTCTTACCTGATTACCCAGGTCAGCGGTGAGGCTCATGATCAAAAATTTACTATCCACTGCCACGTCAGTGGCTTGAGTGAACCTGTGGTGGGGAGTGGATCAAGTCGCCGTAAAGCTGAACAAGCAGCAGCGGAACAAACATTAATAAAGTTGGAGCTGCAAGGTGAGTGA
- the era gene encoding GTPase Era, with product MSEVPKKYCGFISIVGRPNVGKSTLLNALLGQKVSITSRKPQTTRHRIMGIHTEGVYQTIYVDTPGLHIEEKRAINRLMNRAASSAIGDVELVIFVVEGTHWTADDEMVVNKLRHVQCPVLLAINKIDNVIDKSKLLPHMQFISQQMSFLDIVPIAAEKNINLTTIANIVRRYIPEAEHHFPENYITDRSQRFMASEIIREKLMRFLGEELPYSVTVEVEQFIINARGGYTIHGLILVEREGQKKMVIGNKGAKIKTIGIEARQDMEQMFMVKVHLELWVKVKSGWADDERALRSLGYIDDLK from the coding sequence GTGAGTGAAGTACCAAAAAAATACTGTGGGTTTATTTCTATTGTTGGGCGCCCGAATGTTGGGAAATCCACTCTACTTAATGCGTTACTGGGGCAAAAAGTTTCCATTACTTCGCGCAAACCACAAACTACACGTCATCGCATTATGGGGATCCATACTGAAGGGGTTTATCAAACTATTTATGTTGATACACCTGGGCTACACATTGAAGAAAAACGCGCCATCAACAGGTTAATGAATCGAGCAGCGAGCAGTGCCATCGGAGACGTTGAATTAGTGATTTTTGTGGTTGAGGGAACCCACTGGACAGCTGATGACGAAATGGTGGTTAATAAACTGCGTCATGTACAGTGCCCAGTATTGTTGGCGATCAATAAAATTGATAATGTCATCGATAAATCAAAGCTATTACCGCATATGCAGTTTATTAGCCAACAAATGTCTTTCCTTGATATTGTTCCCATTGCGGCGGAAAAGAACATAAACCTGACAACTATCGCCAATATTGTGCGCCGATATATTCCAGAAGCGGAACATCACTTCCCAGAAAATTACATTACCGATCGTTCACAACGCTTTATGGCATCGGAAATCATTCGTGAAAAGCTGATGCGCTTTTTGGGTGAAGAGTTGCCTTATTCCGTAACAGTTGAAGTTGAACAATTTATAATCAATGCGCGCGGTGGTTACACCATTCACGGTTTAATTTTAGTGGAGCGAGAAGGCCAGAAAAAAATGGTTATTGGCAATAAAGGGGCAAAAATCAAAACTATCGGTATCGAAGCGCGTCAAGATATGGAACAGATGTTTATGGTTAAAGTCCATCTTGAATTATGGGTAAAAGTGAAATCGGGCTGGGCAGATGACGAACGCGCATTACGTAGCCTAGGCTACATCGATGATTTGAAATAA
- the recO gene encoding DNA repair protein RecO yields the protein MLREAWHRTFVLHRRPYSETSLLLDLFTEKEGRITVLAKGARGRNSNLKGCLQPFVPLLARWSGRGEIKILCYAEPISLALPLSGNLLYSGFYVNELLSRLLEPGTNYSELFFAYLHCLKNLSLQSLTKGSPEHALRQFELATLANLGYGVDFLHCALSGQKVKAGMIYHYQQKKGFIVSSVISNDSFTGRELQALACGEFPDVETLRAAKRFTRMALRPYLGNKPLKSRELFL from the coding sequence GTGCTAAGAGAAGCCTGGCACCGCACATTTGTTTTACATCGGCGCCCCTACAGTGAAACCAGCTTACTACTGGATCTTTTCACTGAAAAAGAAGGACGGATAACCGTCCTCGCCAAGGGTGCGCGTGGACGAAATTCTAATCTGAAAGGTTGCTTACAACCTTTTGTCCCGTTATTAGCCCGTTGGAGTGGCCGTGGAGAAATAAAAATCTTGTGTTATGCGGAACCGATTTCTCTTGCTTTGCCCCTCAGTGGCAACCTGTTATACAGTGGCTTCTATGTAAATGAGCTATTATCGCGTCTTTTGGAGCCTGGCACCAATTATTCGGAGCTATTTTTTGCCTATCTCCATTGTTTAAAAAATCTTAGTTTACAGAGCCTCACCAAAGGATCACCTGAACATGCCTTACGTCAATTTGAACTGGCGACGTTAGCCAACCTGGGTTACGGCGTCGATTTTCTTCACTGTGCACTCAGTGGACAAAAGGTGAAGGCGGGCATGATTTACCACTATCAACAAAAGAAAGGTTTTATCGTTAGTTCGGTAATAAGTAATGATAGTTTTACGGGTCGAGAGCTACAGGCTCTGGCTTGTGGAGAATTTCCTGATGTTGAAACCTTACGAGCCGCGAAACGTTTTACTCGCATGGCGTTGCGGCCTTATTTAGGCAACAAGCCATTGAAAAGCCGTGAGTTATTTCTATAA
- the btuD gene encoding vitamin B12 ABC transporter ATP-binding protein BtuD, whose protein sequence is MAAKIHGSTTDYRNIMQLDKVGVRSRLAPFSAQVEAGLQIHLIGANGAGKSTLLARIAGLLPGEGTVLLAGKSLPDYQGHELARYRAYLPQQQPATAVMPLFQYLALHLPGGTCVDRPTVVATIGYLCQKLRLVGKLPHRLNLLSGGEWQRVRLAAIFLQVWPDINSDSKILLLDEPANSLDVGQKAALNDLVRKFCQAGRSVIISTHDLNHSLQQADQIWLLAAGRVVIQGKAKQVMQPKILSKIFGIEFQRQRFHQRDWII, encoded by the coding sequence ATGGCAGCCAAAATACATGGTAGCACAACTGATTACAGAAATATTATGCAACTTGACAAGGTGGGGGTCCGCTCCCGTCTCGCACCTTTTTCTGCTCAAGTTGAAGCAGGGTTACAAATTCATCTTATTGGTGCGAACGGAGCGGGTAAAAGCACACTACTGGCGCGGATAGCAGGTCTGCTACCAGGAGAGGGAACCGTTCTTCTTGCGGGAAAATCATTACCAGACTATCAGGGGCATGAATTAGCGCGCTATCGAGCTTATCTCCCTCAACAGCAACCGGCGACGGCGGTAATGCCACTATTCCAATATCTTGCTTTACATCTGCCAGGCGGCACCTGTGTCGATCGGCCTACTGTAGTGGCCACTATCGGTTATCTATGTCAAAAATTACGTTTAGTAGGTAAATTGCCGCACAGGCTAAACCTGTTGTCTGGTGGTGAATGGCAACGAGTTCGGCTAGCGGCGATTTTTTTGCAGGTGTGGCCGGATATTAATAGCGATAGCAAAATATTATTACTCGACGAGCCTGCTAACAGCCTGGATGTGGGGCAAAAAGCAGCGCTGAACGACTTGGTAAGAAAATTTTGTCAGGCCGGACGCAGTGTCATTATCAGTACCCATGATTTAAATCATAGTTTGCAACAGGCCGATCAGATTTGGTTATTAGCTGCTGGTCGAGTTGTTATTCAAGGAAAGGCTAAACAAGTGATGCAGCCCAAAATCTTGTCTAAAATATTCGGCATCGAATTTCAACGACAACGTTTTCATCAACGTGATTGGATTATATAG
- a CDS encoding PqiB family protein yields the protein MQQETPNTPIKAQIKHKSRISPFWLLPFIALLIAGGLVYNNWQQRGTEVTIDFQSAAGIVAGRTPIRYQGVDVGVVQSVNLNQNLSNIEVKANIKNDLKNALRSGTQFWLVTPKASLAGVSGLDALVGGNYIGIMPGSGKLQTHFTALDTQPKFHQNTGELMVHLYADDLGSLNTGSLVYYRKIPVGKVYDYNIAPQPHYQQGNDQKHGGVIIDVLIDRRFAKLVKSESRFWNVSGFKGTLSLNGLSVQMENMSALVNGAIAFDSPPHSSNAGMDQQFQLYDDLAQSQRGVSITLDLPNANNLNEGRTPLIYQGLQVGTLTTVTLQADNKITGELTIDPSVVDLMRSGSRIEMRSPRISFNEIKLSEILTGNTLELFPGGGELQKHFTVLDSISSLLQQPNVLQLQLNAPQSYGIDVGQPITLNGIKIGQILSRRLNNKGVMFTAAIEAAYRHLVHQDSKFAVNSRISVKLGFNGIDIEGASAQEWIDGGILLLPGSNSGKPLKQYLLYGSVSKAQQGLFGATPITLTLVANSLPDVQTGSVVLYRKFQVGEIVNIRPKAEQFEVDVYIQPQYSNLLTDNSIFWTEGGAKIQLDTSGLNIQASPLNRVLKGAISFDNLAGITTNKSAKPLLYISESVARARAVNQATEGLIIVLDTVEAGSLQVGTPLLFRGIEVGTVRALNLGGMSDRVQITLCISPKYQHLVRQNSVFWLASGYNLEFGLTGGVLKSGTFGQFIRGGIAFATPPTVPLAPKAQVNQHFLLNTEAPKGWKNWGTAIPTL from the coding sequence ATGCAACAGGAAACGCCGAATACACCGATTAAGGCTCAGATTAAGCATAAGAGCCGGATTTCTCCCTTCTGGTTATTGCCTTTTATTGCGCTTCTGATCGCGGGTGGACTAGTTTATAACAACTGGCAACAACGTGGTACAGAAGTCACTATCGATTTCCAGTCTGCTGCCGGAATTGTCGCCGGACGTACACCTATCCGTTATCAGGGGGTTGATGTTGGCGTGGTGCAATCTGTCAATCTGAATCAAAATCTGAGCAACATTGAAGTCAAGGCCAATATCAAAAATGACTTGAAAAACGCGTTACGTAGCGGTACCCAATTCTGGCTGGTGACACCTAAGGCCTCTTTGGCCGGCGTCTCTGGGCTGGATGCTTTAGTTGGCGGTAATTATATCGGTATTATGCCGGGTTCTGGCAAACTACAAACACATTTTACTGCATTGGATACCCAACCCAAATTCCATCAAAACACCGGTGAATTGATGGTTCATCTTTATGCTGATGATCTGGGATCACTGAATACAGGCTCGCTGGTTTACTATCGTAAAATTCCAGTGGGCAAAGTTTACGATTATAACATTGCACCACAGCCCCATTATCAGCAAGGCAATGATCAAAAGCACGGTGGTGTTATCATCGATGTCCTGATCGATCGCCGTTTCGCCAAATTAGTCAAAAGTGAGAGCCGTTTCTGGAATGTGTCCGGTTTTAAAGGCACACTCAGCTTGAATGGCCTATCGGTACAAATGGAAAATATGAGCGCGTTAGTCAATGGTGCTATTGCCTTTGATTCACCGCCGCACAGTAGCAACGCCGGTATGGACCAACAGTTCCAACTTTATGATGATTTAGCACAGAGTCAACGTGGGGTATCGATTACACTGGATTTACCCAATGCTAATAACCTAAATGAAGGGCGTACCCCGCTAATCTACCAGGGATTACAGGTAGGAACATTAACCACAGTTACGCTGCAAGCAGATAATAAAATCACAGGCGAACTCACCATTGATCCTTCCGTCGTTGATTTAATGCGCAGTGGTAGCCGTATTGAAATGAGAAGTCCACGTATCAGCTTTAATGAAATAAAATTAAGTGAGATCCTAACGGGTAATACCTTGGAATTATTCCCGGGTGGCGGTGAGCTGCAAAAACATTTTACTGTGCTCGATAGCATCAGTAGTTTGTTACAACAACCTAATGTGTTACAGCTACAATTGAACGCGCCGCAAAGTTATGGCATTGATGTCGGTCAGCCAATTACTCTCAACGGCATTAAAATTGGTCAGATATTGAGCCGTCGTTTGAATAATAAAGGGGTGATGTTTACTGCGGCAATCGAAGCGGCATATCGCCATTTAGTGCACCAGGACAGCAAATTTGCGGTCAATAGCCGAATTAGTGTCAAACTTGGCTTTAACGGTATCGATATTGAGGGAGCCAGTGCGCAGGAATGGATCGACGGCGGTATACTTCTACTACCGGGCAGCAACAGTGGCAAGCCATTGAAACAATATCTACTTTATGGCAGTGTGTCTAAAGCACAGCAGGGTTTGTTTGGTGCTACACCAATAACGCTCACTTTGGTCGCTAATAGCCTGCCAGACGTACAAACTGGCTCGGTGGTGTTGTACCGCAAATTTCAAGTCGGAGAAATCGTCAATATTCGTCCAAAAGCCGAGCAATTTGAAGTAGATGTGTATATTCAACCGCAATACAGTAACTTATTGACAGATAACAGTATTTTTTGGACAGAAGGGGGTGCAAAAATACAACTTGACACCAGTGGATTAAATATTCAAGCCTCGCCACTTAACAGAGTATTAAAAGGTGCTATCAGTTTTGATAATCTGGCTGGAATAACAACAAATAAAAGTGCTAAGCCCCTACTCTATATATCAGAGTCCGTTGCACGTGCCAGGGCGGTAAACCAGGCTACCGAAGGTTTAATTATCGTGCTCGATACAGTAGAAGCAGGGTCATTACAAGTTGGGACGCCGTTGCTGTTCCGTGGGATAGAAGTGGGTACGGTCAGGGCACTCAATCTAGGTGGCATGTCGGACAGGGTACAGATTACGCTATGTATCAGCCCCAAATATCAACACTTGGTGCGGCAGAATAGTGTATTTTGGTTAGCCTCTGGTTATAACCTGGAATTTGGTTTAACCGGTGGTGTATTAAAGAGTGGAACCTTTGGACAATTTATTCGTGGAGGCATTGCTTTTGCCACGCCCCCTACGGTTCCGTTAGCACCCAAGGCTCAAGTTAATCAACATTTTCTTCTAAATACCGAAGCACCTAAAGGTTGGAAAAACTGGGGGACGGCGATCCCCACTCTTTGA
- the yebS gene encoding membrane integrity lipid transport subunit YebS encodes MKIAAIQRPLSTERIQRCSQCDLLLSLPVLHNKQSAYCPRCRAKIASGHDWSLIRLSAMAVTMLLLMPFAFSEPLISIRLLGTWIDASLLTGIWQISRQGDPLTAGMVFFCTIGAPAVLIFSILYLKIGRRIGLNLRPVLLILERLKEWAMLDIYLVGIAIACIKIKEFAVITAGVGLIAYLLLTLLTLLTLIHLNVEQLWERFYPQRQVDRSATTLEICLPCHHTCCPDERGRCPRCHTSLHHRRLHSLQKTWAALIAAMVLLLPANLLPISVVYVNGMRVEDTIFSGVVALASAGHVPIALVVFIASVLVPLTKIIVLVTLLLSIHLKTQHSLRTRMRLLRVITWIGRWSMLDLFVIALMMSLINRDQLIAFTMGPAAFYFGSAVILTILAVEWLDSRLIWDAHATGNAEYTD; translated from the coding sequence ATGAAAATAGCAGCTATTCAGCGACCATTATCCACAGAACGCATTCAGCGATGCAGCCAATGTGACCTGTTGCTTAGCTTGCCCGTTTTGCATAATAAACAAAGCGCTTATTGTCCGCGTTGTCGTGCAAAAATAGCCAGTGGACACGACTGGTCACTGATACGTTTGAGTGCGATGGCGGTGACAATGCTGTTATTAATGCCATTCGCTTTTAGCGAACCATTAATCAGTATTCGTCTGCTCGGTACCTGGATCGATGCCAGTTTGCTGACCGGCATTTGGCAAATATCTCGCCAGGGAGACCCGCTGACAGCTGGCATGGTTTTTTTCTGTACTATTGGTGCACCGGCGGTCCTGATATTTTCCATTCTCTATTTAAAGATTGGACGCCGTATTGGCCTCAATTTACGTCCGGTATTACTGATACTCGAACGGTTAAAAGAATGGGCCATGCTCGATATCTATCTTGTTGGTATCGCGATAGCTTGTATAAAAATAAAAGAATTTGCAGTTATTACCGCTGGTGTGGGTCTAATCGCTTATTTATTGTTGACACTACTGACTTTGCTGACGTTAATACATTTGAATGTCGAGCAGTTGTGGGAACGCTTCTACCCTCAGCGACAGGTTGACAGATCTGCAACGACCTTAGAGATTTGTTTGCCATGTCACCATACCTGCTGTCCTGATGAACGTGGCCGCTGCCCACGCTGTCATACCTCGCTACACCATCGTCGTCTTCATAGCTTGCAAAAAACCTGGGCGGCGCTGATTGCCGCGATGGTGTTATTACTACCCGCTAATTTACTGCCTATCTCAGTGGTCTATGTTAATGGAATGCGCGTAGAAGATACTATTTTCTCTGGCGTGGTTGCGTTGGCATCTGCGGGTCATGTGCCGATTGCACTGGTGGTTTTTATCGCCAGTGTGTTAGTGCCACTGACCAAAATTATCGTATTGGTCACGTTATTGCTCAGTATTCATCTAAAAACACAGCATAGCTTAAGAACACGGATGCGCTTGCTACGCGTGATTACCTGGATTGGTCGTTGGTCAATGCTCGATTTGTTTGTTATTGCGTTAATGATGTCGCTGATTAATCGCGATCAGCTGATTGCTTTTACTATGGGACCTGCTGCTTTTTATTTTGGATCGGCGGTTATTTTGACTATTCTTGCTGTTGAGTGGCTAGACAGCCGATTAATTTGGGATGCACATGCAACAGGAAACGCCGAATACACCGATTAA
- the guaA gene encoding glutamine-hydrolyzing GMP synthase, giving the protein MTKNIHQQHRILILDFGSQYTQLVARRVREIGVYCELWAWDVTEEKIRRFQPSGIILSGSPKSTTEDNSPRAPDYVFTAGVPVLGICYGMQTMALQLGGKVAGSEQREFGYAQVEIKTKCALTDNLQDARNPAGDPLLDVWMSHGDKVIATPPDFVTVASTDSCPFAIIANETKHFYGVQFHPEVTHTTQGQHLLKHFLLHICHCAALWTPANIIENTVEKLRKKIGDDQVILGLSGGVDSSVTAMLLHRAIGKRLTCVFIDNGLLRLGEAEQVLAMFGDQFGLNIIPIAAEDLFLEALSGIDDPEEKRKTIGRVFVEVFDKQASKQQGVKWLAQGTIYPDVIESAASATGKAHVIKSHHNVGGLPKDMKLGLVEPLKELFKDEVRKIGLALGLPYNMLYRHPFPGPGLGVRILGSVKKEYCDLLRRADAIFIEELHKSDLYDKVSQAFTVFLPVRSVGVMGDERKYDWVVSLRAVETIDFMTAHWAHLPYDFLGRVSNRIINEVKGISRVVYDISGKPPATIEWE; this is encoded by the coding sequence ATGACAAAAAATATCCACCAGCAGCATCGCATTCTTATTCTTGATTTTGGTTCTCAATATACTCAACTGGTGGCACGTCGAGTGCGTGAGATTGGTGTTTATTGTGAGCTATGGGCGTGGGACGTAACTGAAGAAAAAATCCGTAGATTTCAGCCAAGCGGTATCATTCTCTCTGGCAGCCCAAAGAGCACGACTGAAGATAACAGCCCACGCGCACCAGACTACGTATTCACCGCAGGTGTTCCCGTATTAGGTATATGCTATGGCATGCAAACGATGGCGTTACAATTGGGCGGAAAAGTAGCAGGTTCCGAACAACGTGAATTTGGGTATGCTCAAGTTGAAATTAAAACAAAGTGTGCTTTGACCGATAATCTTCAGGATGCCCGCAACCCTGCCGGCGATCCATTACTGGATGTTTGGATGAGCCATGGAGATAAAGTGATCGCGACTCCGCCAGACTTTGTCACTGTAGCCAGTACGGATAGCTGTCCCTTTGCCATTATCGCCAATGAGACAAAACATTTTTATGGCGTACAATTTCATCCAGAAGTCACACACACCACGCAAGGGCAGCACCTGCTGAAGCATTTTTTGCTGCACATCTGTCATTGTGCAGCGTTATGGACACCTGCTAATATCATTGAAAATACAGTAGAAAAGCTGCGTAAGAAAATTGGGGATGACCAGGTTATCCTGGGTTTATCCGGTGGTGTTGATTCATCGGTGACGGCCATGTTGCTGCACCGCGCGATTGGTAAACGCCTAACTTGTGTTTTTATTGATAACGGTCTGTTGCGTCTAGGAGAAGCAGAGCAAGTACTGGCAATGTTTGGCGATCAATTTGGCCTTAATATTATCCCTATTGCCGCAGAAGATCTTTTTCTAGAGGCGTTGTCTGGCATTGATGATCCCGAAGAAAAACGTAAGACTATCGGACGGGTGTTTGTTGAAGTGTTTGATAAACAGGCCAGTAAACAACAAGGCGTCAAATGGTTAGCACAGGGCACTATCTACCCTGATGTTATCGAATCTGCAGCGTCCGCCACTGGCAAAGCGCATGTTATTAAATCTCATCATAATGTCGGTGGTTTACCGAAAGACATGAAATTAGGTCTGGTTGAACCGCTAAAAGAACTCTTTAAGGACGAAGTGCGTAAAATCGGTTTAGCACTGGGCTTACCGTATAACATGTTATACCGCCATCCCTTCCCTGGCCCAGGTCTCGGCGTTCGCATACTAGGCTCAGTAAAAAAAGAATACTGTGATTTACTACGACGCGCCGATGCTATTTTTATTGAAGAACTACATAAATCTGATTTATATGACAAAGTCAGCCAGGCATTTACCGTCTTTCTACCGGTACGTTCAGTCGGGGTGATGGGTGATGAACGCAAATACGATTGGGTCGTTTCTCTGCGAGCGGTGGAAACTATCGATTTTATGACAGCACATTGGGCACACCTGCCGTATGATTTTCTGGGTCGCGTTTCTAATAGAATCATTAATGAGGTCAAAGGTATTTCTCGCGTGGTATATGATATTAGTGGCAAGCCTCCAGCAACAATAGAGTGGGAATGA
- the guaB gene encoding IMP dehydrogenase produces the protein MLRILKEALTFDDLLLVPAHSTVLPNNAKLETQLTQTIQLNIPMLSAAMDTVTESRLAIALAQEGGLGFIHKNMSIERQAEEVRHVKKHESGVVTEPQTVTPTTTLRQVKERTDRNGFAGYPVVTKDRELVGIITGRDVRFVTDLDQPVTAVMTPKERLVTVKEDEAREVVLQKMHEKRVEKALVVDENFHLLGMITVKDFQKAERKPNACKDERGRLRVGAAVGAAVSSDNEKRIDALVAAGIDILLIDSSHGHSAGVLQRISETRAKYPDLQIIGGNVATAAGAIALAEAGVNAVKVGIGPGSICTTRIVTGVGVPQITAVSDVVDALAERDIPVIADGGIRFSGDIAKAIAAGASCVMVGSMLAGTEESPGEIELYQGRSFKSYRGMGSLGAMSKGSSDRYFQTDNAADKLVPEGIEGRVAYKGLLKEIVHQQMGGLRSCMGLTGCATIVELRTKAKFVRISGAGIQESHVHDVTITKESPNYRMG, from the coding sequence ATGTTGCGTATTTTGAAAGAAGCACTAACCTTTGATGACCTTCTCCTGGTTCCCGCCCATTCGACTGTTTTACCTAATAACGCGAAGCTTGAGACTCAGCTAACCCAAACCATCCAATTGAATATTCCTATGCTCTCCGCGGCTATGGATACCGTCACCGAGTCTCGTCTCGCCATTGCATTAGCACAAGAAGGCGGTTTGGGCTTTATCCATAAAAATATGTCTATTGAACGGCAGGCTGAAGAAGTCCGCCACGTGAAAAAACACGAAAGCGGTGTGGTCACTGAACCGCAAACCGTCACCCCAACAACCACCCTGCGTCAAGTAAAAGAACGAACCGACCGTAACGGTTTTGCCGGTTATCCCGTGGTCACTAAAGATCGTGAGCTGGTAGGCATTATCACTGGACGTGATGTCCGTTTTGTTACCGATTTAGATCAACCCGTCACAGCAGTCATGACGCCAAAAGAACGCCTGGTCACCGTTAAGGAAGATGAAGCACGTGAAGTTGTTTTGCAAAAAATGCATGAAAAACGGGTGGAAAAAGCCTTGGTTGTGGATGAAAACTTTCATCTGCTCGGTATGATCACCGTCAAAGATTTCCAAAAAGCGGAACGTAAGCCGAATGCCTGTAAAGATGAACGGGGACGCTTGCGTGTTGGTGCTGCTGTCGGTGCTGCTGTCAGTAGTGATAATGAAAAGCGAATTGATGCGCTAGTGGCGGCAGGTATTGATATTTTATTGATCGATTCTTCCCACGGTCATTCAGCAGGCGTACTACAGCGTATCAGTGAAACACGTGCTAAATACCCTGATTTGCAAATTATCGGCGGTAATGTCGCGACCGCAGCCGGTGCGATAGCACTAGCCGAGGCGGGTGTTAATGCAGTGAAAGTCGGTATTGGCCCCGGATCAATTTGTACCACTCGAATCGTAACCGGCGTAGGCGTGCCACAGATTACCGCCGTTTCTGACGTAGTGGATGCACTGGCGGAAAGAGACATCCCGGTTATCGCCGATGGTGGTATTCGTTTCTCTGGTGATATTGCCAAAGCGATTGCTGCCGGGGCATCCTGTGTGATGGTGGGATCAATGCTCGCAGGAACAGAAGAATCACCGGGTGAAATCGAGTTGTATCAAGGGCGCTCATTCAAATCTTATCGTGGTATGGGATCACTGGGAGCGATGTCTAAGGGGTCATCCGATCGTTACTTCCAAACTGACAACGCAGCAGACAAACTGGTACCCGAAGGCATTGAAGGGCGTGTTGCCTACAAAGGTTTACTGAAAGAGATCGTTCACCAACAAATGGGAGGGCTACGTTCATGTATGGGGCTAACCGGTTGCGCGACCATCGTTGAATTACGTACCAAAGCGAAATTCGTCCGTATTAGCGGGGCAGGTATTCAGGAAAGCCACGTACACGATGTGACTATTACCAAAGAATCACCTAATTACCGTATGGGCTAA